From Juglans regia cultivar Chandler chromosome 6, Walnut 2.0, whole genome shotgun sequence, the proteins below share one genomic window:
- the LOC108996803 gene encoding cellulose synthase A catalytic subunit 7 [UDP-forming]-like — protein MEASAGLVAGSHNRNELVVIHGHEERKALRNLDGQVCEICGDEVGLTVDGDLFVACNECGFPVCRPCYEYERREGSQLCPQCRTRYKRLKGSPRVEGDEDEEDVDDIEHEFKIEDQRNKHNHIAEAMLHGKMSYGRGPEDNENGHLPIPPVIAGARSRPVSGEFPISFHAHGEQNTLSSSLHKRVHPYPVSEPGSARWDEKKAEDSWKERMDDWKMQQGSLGPEPDDYDPDMDMIDEARQPLSRKVPIASSKINPYRMVIMARLLILALFLRYRLMNPVHDAFGLWLTSVICEIWFAFSWILDQFPKWFPIDRETYLDRLSLRYEREGEPNQLAPVDIFVSTVDPMKEPPLVTANTVLSILAMDYPVDKISCYISDDGASMLTFEALSETAEFGRKWVPFCKKFSIEPRAPEMYFSEKIDYLKDKVQPTFVKERRAMKREYEEFKVRINALVAKAVKIPPEGWIMQDGTPWPGNNTKDHPGMIQVFLGHSGGLDAEGNELPRLVYVSREKRPGFQHHKKAGAMNALIRVSAVLTNAPFMLNLDCDHYINNSKAAREAMCFLMDPQIGRKVCYVQFPQRFDGIDRHDRYANRNTVFFDINMKGLDGIQGPVYVGTGCVFRRQALYGYNPPKGSKRPKMVSCDCCPCFGRRKKLKYAKHGASGDDSSVQVDMDGDKELLLSQMNFEKKFGQSAIFVTSTLMEQGGVPPSSSPAALLKEAIHVISCGYEDKTEWGTEVGWIYGSITEDILTGFKMHCRGWRSIYCMPKRPAFKGTAPINLSDRLNQVLRWALGSIEIFFSHHCPVWYGYKKGKLKWLERFAYVNTTVYPFTSLPLLAYCTLPAICLLTDKFIMPPISTFASLYFIALFISIFATGILELRWSGVTIEEWWRNEQFWVIGGVSAHLFAVVQGLLKVLAGIDTNFTVTSKASDDEDFGELYTFKWTTLLIPPTTILIINLVGVVAGISDAINNGYESWGPLFGKLFFSFWVIVHLYPFLKGLMGRQNRTPTIVVIWSILLASIFSLLWVRIDPFVLKTKGPNTKQCGINC, from the exons ATGGAAGCCAGCGCTGGACTTGTCGCTGGCTCTCACAACCGAAACGAGCTCGTTGTCATTCATGGCCATGAAGAG CGAAAGGCTTTGAGGAACTTGGATGGTCAAGTCTGTGAGATATGCGGGGATGAGGTGGGGCTAACTGTGGATGGAGACCTGTTTGTGGCCTGCAATGAGTGTGGTTTTCCAGTTTGCCGGCCATGCTATGAATATGAGAGGAGAGAAGGGAGCCAGCTTTGTCCTCAGTGCAGGACAAGATACAAGCGTCTCAAAG GGAGCCCAAGGGTtgaaggagatgaagatgaagaggatGTTGACGATATTGAGCATGAATTCAAAATCGAGGATCAGCGGAACAAGCATAACCATATTGCAGAAGCGATGCTTCATGGGAAGATGAGCTACGGAAGAGGCCCAGAAGACAATGAAAATGGCCACTTACCGATCCCACCAGTTATCGCTGGTGCTAGATCCCGACCG GTGAGCGGTGAATTTCCAATATCATTTCATGCTCATGGAGAGCAGAATACGCTATCTTCCTCGTTGCATAAACGGGTGCATCCGTATCCAGTTTCTGAACCTG GAAGTGCAAGGTGGGATGAAAAGAAAGCAGAAGATAGTTGGAAAGAGAGGATGGATGACTGGAAAATGCAGCAAGGCAGCCTGGGGCCTGAACCGGATGACTATGACCCTGACATGGATAT GATAGATGAAGCTAGGCAGCCTCTGTCAAGGAAAGTACCGATTGCTTCTAGCAAAATCAATCCTTATCGGATGGTGATCATGGCCCGGCTTCTAATTTTGGCCTTGTTCCTCCGATATAGACTTATGAATCCGGTGCATGATGCCTTTGGGCTCTGGTTAACGTCTGTGATATGTGAAATTTGGTTTGCATTTTCATGGATCCTTGATCAGTTCCCAAAATGGTTCCCAATTGATCGTGAGACCTACCTTGATCGTCTCTCTCTCAG GTATGAGAGGGAAGGCGAACCAAATCAGCTGGCACCAGTTGATATCTTTGTCAGTACTGTGGATCCCATGAAGGAACCTCCTCTTGTTACAGCCAACACAGTTCTTTCAATCTTGGCCATGGACTACCCGGTTGATAAGATCTCATGCTACATTTCGGATGATGGTGCTTCCATGCTCACGTTTGAAGCCTTGTCTGAAACTGCAGAATTTGGGCGGAAATGGGTACCTTTCTGCAAGAAATTTTCTATAGAGCCTCGAGCCCCCGAGATGTACTTCTCCGAGAAGATTGATTATCTCAAGGACAAAGTTCAGCCTACCTTTGTTAAGGAGCGTCGAGCTATGAAG AGAGAGTATGAAGAATTCAAGGTTAGGATAAATGCACTTGTGGCCAAAGCTGTGAAGATTCCTCCAGAAGGATGGATCATGCAAGATGGGACACCATGGCCAGGAAACAATACTAAGGATCACCCTGGTATGATTCAGGTCTTTCTTGGTCACAGTGGAGGTCTTGATGCTGAAGGAAATGAGCTTCCTCGTCTTGTCTATGTTTCTCGTGAGAAAAGGCCTGGTTTTCAACACCACAAGAAAGCAGGAGCCATGAATGCTTTA ATTCGGGTCTCTGCTGTGCTTACCAATGCTCCTTTCATGCTAAACTTGGACTGTGACCACTATATTAACAACAGCAAAGCTGCGAGAGAGGCCATGTGTTTCTTGATGGACCCCCAGATTGGAAGAAAGGTTTGCTATGTCCAATTCCCTCAAAGATTCGATGGTATTGATAGGCATGATCGTTATGCAAACAGAAACACAGTCTTCTTCGAT ATTAACATGAAAGGTCTAGATGGAATTCAAGGTCCTGTATATGTGGGCACAGGATGTGTTTTCAGAAGGCAAGCTTTGTATGGGTATAATCCTCCAAAAGGTTCTAAGCGCCCAAAGATGGTAAGCTGTGACTGCTGCCCATGTTTCGGACGCCGCAAGAAGCTAAAATATGCCAAACATGGGGCAAGTGGAGATGATTCAAGTGTACAAG TTGATATGGATGGTGACAAGGAGCTACTGCTGTCCCAAATGAATTTCGAAAAGAAATTTGGACAGTCTGCAATTTTTGTGACTTCAACCTTAATGGAACAGGGCGGAGTTCCTCCTTCCTCTAGTCCTGCAGCCCTGCTCAAAGAAGCCATACATGTAATCAGCTGTGGCTATGAAGACAAAACTGAATGGGGTACTGAG GTTGGTTGGATTTACGGGTCTATTACAGAGGATATCCTCACTGGTTTCAAGATGCATTGCCGGGGTTGGAGGTCGATATACTGTATGCCAAAGAGACCTGCATTCAAGGGCACAGCTCCAATCAATCTGTCGGATCGGCTGAATCAGGTCCTTCGGTGGGCACTTGGTTCCATTGAGATATTTTTCAGTCATCACTGCCCTGTTTGGTACGGCTACAAGAAAGGGAAACTCAAGTGGCTCGAGAGATTTGCCTATGTCAACACCACTGTCTATCCCTTCACCTCCTTACCTCTCCTTGCATACTGTACCCTCCCTGCCATCTGCTTGCTCACTGATAAATTCATCATGCCACCG ATAAGCACTTTTGCAAGTCTCTACTTTATTGCCCTGTTCATCTCAATCTTTGCTACTGGTATTCTTGAGCTGAGATGGAGCGGAGTCACCATTGAGGAATGGTGGAGAAATGAGCAATTTTGGGTCATTGGAGGTGTCTCAGCACATCTCTTTGCTGTTGTGCAAGGCCTACTGAAGGTTTTGGCTGGAATTGATACTAACTTCACTGTCACATCCAAGGCATCAGACGATGAGGATTTTGGAGAATTATACACCTTTAAATGGACAACGCTTCTAATCCCTCCGACCACCATCTTAATCATCAACCTTGTTGGAGTTGTCGCTGGGATCTCAGATGCCATAAACAATGGATATGAATCATGGGGACCTTTATTTGGCAagctcttcttttccttctggGTGATTGTCCATCTCTATCCATTCCTTAAAGGTTTGATGGGGAGGCAGAACCGAACACCGACCATTGTTGTCATATGGTCAATCCTTTTGGCTTCCATTTTCTCCTTGCTTTGGGTCCGCATTGATCCATTTGTGTTAAAAACCAAGGGACCTAACACCAAACAATGTGGAATTAACTGCTAA
- the LOC108996841 gene encoding AUGMIN subunit 8-like: MDVCESQQALRKHRAVGTPRPPLVPAEKNNAVSTGRLWTRDVSSRYKSPSPARPATPRRFPSPNLTRTPPTSSHVASKRAQSAERKRPSTPSSPSRPSTPVHDSTVNIQLSSRRIGHGRSPEGLWPSTMRSLSVSFQSDAISIPIGKKEKPVNASSDRTLRPASNVAHKQVETPSMARKTTPERKRSPLKGKNVPDQLENSRPVDGLHTRLRDQHRWPSRIGGKVNSNALSKIVDLGEKTIGALSAPVPGIGLSLSRRTPTTSDGIGKQLQKSASDGTRLLSTLNGSAGLGFEANSIGGNPLQAVGPHKSVSTSLSDRTTSVTPAARSQSLPSPRSRIPSPNKALVVSSSVNRGVSPSRTRPSTPPPVGISPSRIRPSNPSTQSNGTASVLSFIADVKKGKKGTSYIEDAHQLRLLYNRCLQWRFANARAKAVFYIQNVIAERTLFNVWNNTTLDLWDSVIRKRINLQQLKLKLKLNSVLNDQMAHLNDWALLENDHIHSLSGAVEDLEASTVRLPVTTGAWADIESLKAAISSAVDVMQAMGSSIGSLLSRVEGMNILVSELAVMAAKEKATVDECEAMLASMAAMQVEEYSLRTHLMQMEQDLENGKQPILSIKALPWP, encoded by the exons ATGGATGTATGCGAGTCACAGCAAGCATTGCGGAAGCACAGGGCAGTGGGGACGCCAAGACCACCGTTGGTCCCGGCCGAAAAGAACAATGCAGTCTCCACCGGCCGCCTTTGGACGAGGGACGTTAGTTCTAGGTACAAGTCACCTTCCCCTGCAAGGCCGGCCACTCCCCGGCGTTTCCCTTCTCCGAACCTCACAAGAACACCGCCGACTTCCTCCCATGTGGCATCTAAGCGAGCCCAATCAGCCGAGAGGAAGCGGCCTTCTACACCCTCTTCCCCATCTAGGCCGTCCACACCAGTCCATGATTCAACGGTTAATATACAATTGTCATCCAGAAGAATAGGGCATGGTCGGTCACCAGAGGGTTTATGGCCTTCCACGATGCGTAGTTTGAGTGTTTCATTTCAATCTGATGCTATATCAATTCCTATTGGTAAGAAGGAAAAACCGGTGAATGCTTCTTCAGATCGCACTTTGCGGCCGGCATCAAATGTTGCACATAAACAGGTAGAGACACCTTCTATGGCGCGCAAAACTACGCCGGAGAGGAAGAGGAGTCCTCTTAAAGGAAAGAATGTGCCTGATCAGTTGGAGAATTCTAGACCAGTTGATGGTTTACATACCCGACTCAGAGATCAGCATCGATGGCCAAGTAGAATAGGTGGGAAGGTAAATTCCAATGCTTTGAGTAAAATTGTGGATCTTGGTGAAAAGACAATCGGCGCTTTAAGTGCCCCAGTCCCGGGAATTGGGTTATCTCTGTCGAGGAGAACACCTACTACATCTGATGGTATAGGTAAACAGTTACAAAAGTCTGCAAGTGATGGCACGAGGCTGTTATCAACACTCAATGGGAGTGCTGGATTAGGATTTGAGGCAAATTCAATTGGCGGTAATCCACTGCAGGCAGTTGGACCTCACAAGTCTGTTTCTACTAGTTTATCAGATAGGACAACATCAGTGACGCCTGCAGCTCGATCCCAGTCCTTACCCAGTCCTAGATCACGGATACCTTCTCCTAATAAGGCCTTGGTGGTGTCATCCTCTGTTAATAGAGGTGTCAGTCCATCTCGGACCAGACCATCAACTCCTCCTCCAGTTGGGATTAGTCCATCTCGGATTCGGCCTTCCAATCCTTCTACTCAATCCAACGGTACTGCTTCTGTGCTTAGTTTTATTGCGGAtgttaaaaagggaaaaaagggtACAAGCTACATAGAAGATGCTCATCAACTGCGACTGCTATACAACAGATGTTTGCAATGGAGATTTGCAAATGCCCGGGCCAAGGCTGTATTTTATATTCAGAATGTAATTGCAGAG AGAACTTTATTTAATGTTTGGAACAACACTACACTAGATCTGTGGGATTCAGTAATCAGGAAAAGAATCAATCTCCAACAGTTGAAGCTAAAGCTTAAGCTAAACTCAGTTTTGAATGATCAA ATGGCCCACCTCAATGATTGGGCTCTACTTGAAAACGATCATATTCATTCTTTATCTGGGGCTGTGGAAGATTTAGAGGCAAGCACTGTTCGTCTTCCAGTAACCACAGGGGCATGG GCAGATATTGAATCTTTGAAGGCTGCCATTTCCTCTGCTGTTGATGTTATGCAGGCAATGGGATCCTCTATAGGCTCTTTGCTCTCAAGG GTGGAGGGCATGAACATTCTGGTTTCCGAACTTGCTGTCATGGCAGCAAAGGAGAAAGCCACAGTTGATGAATGTGAAGCAATGTTGGCTTCAATGGCCGCTATGCAG GTAGAGGAATACAGCCTTAGGACACATCTCATGCAAATGGAACAAGATCTGGAGAATGGTAAGCAACCAATTTTGTCAATCAAGGCGCTTCCATGGCCCTGA
- the LOC108996804 gene encoding pentatricopeptide repeat-containing protein At4g30700: protein MICRNIAAASCTPRDRNFFLDLLKKATTLSHLSQTHAQIILHGLHHDLSTLTKLTHKLSDYKAIQHAHRLFLSTPKPDLFLFNVLIKGFATNNSPLSAISLYTHLRTRTNLKPDKFTYAFAIWAAMGHESERFGILLHSNAIVDGLGFDLFVGSVVVDFYFKFSRVDVARKVFDSMPERDTVLWNTMVSGLVRNCCFSDSIEVFRELVKGGVELDSTTVSTVLPAAAELQDLEVGMGIQCLALKVGFGYDVFVITGLISLYSKFGEIDTVRWLFEQIDRPDLVSYNSMISGYTYNGESESSVRLFAELLASGQKVNSSTLVGLIPVHSPFGHLQLTCCIHGFCVKSGVVSHATVSTALTTVYSRLNEIETARLLFDETPEKSLASWNAMISGYTQNGLTEMAISLFREMMLEVHPNPVTITSILSACAQLGALSLGKWVHNLIKSENLESNIYVSTALIDMYAKCGSILEARQLFDLMKDKNSVTWNAIIAGYGLHGHGNEALRLFNEMLHSGVPPTGVTFLSVLYACSHAGLVRKGYEIFHSMVHDHGFQPLPEHYACMVDILGRAGKLNEALKFIEKMPVEPGPIVWGALLGACMIHKDTNIAHVASERLFELDPENVGYHVLLSNIYSADKNFLKAATVRQVVKRRRLAKTPGCTLIEVGGTPHVFTSGDLSHPQATAIYKMLEKLTGKMREAGFQSHTVTALHDVEEEEKELMVKVHSEKLAIAFGLIATEPGTEIRIIKNLRVCLDCHNATKFISKITQRIIVVRDANRFHHFKDGICSCGDYW from the coding sequence ATGATTTGCAGGAACATAGCCGCAGCTTCTTGTACACCACGCGACCGCAACTTCTTCTTGGACCTCCTCAAAAAGGCCACCACTCTCTCCCACCTCTCCCAAACCCACGCCCAGATCATCCTCCACGGCCTCCACCACGACCTCTCCACTCTCACCAAACTCACTCACAAGCTCTCCGACTACAAGGCCATCCAACACGCGCATCGCCTCTTTCTCTCCACCCCAAAACCCGACCTTTTCCTCTTCAACGTCCTCATCAAAGGCTTCGCCACCAATAACTCTCCTCTATCTGCGATTTCGCTCTATACCCATTTGAGAACCAGGACTAATCTTAAGCCTGATAAGTTTACTTACGCCTTTGCGATATGGGCCGCCATGGGTCACGAGTCTGAGAGGTTTGGGATTTTGTTGCACTCAAATGCGATTGTGGATGGATTGGGATTCGATCTGTTTGTTGGATCTGTGGTGGTTGACTTTTACTTCAAGTTTTCGCGGGTTGATGTGGCAAGGAAGGTGTTTGATTCGATGCCGGAGAGGGATACTGTTTTGTGGAATACAATGGTATCCGGGTTGGTGAGGAACTGTTGTTTTAGCGATTCAATAGAAGTTTTTCGGGAACTGGTTAAGGGAGGTGTGGAATTGGATTCTACGACTGTGTCTACTGTGCTTCCGGCTGCAGCAGAGTTGCAGGACTTGGAAGTCGGGATGGGCATCCAGTGTTTGGCTCTAAAAGTCGGGTTTGGTTATGATGTGTTTGTAATTACGGGTTTGATTTcgttatattcaaaatttgggGAGATTGACACGGTGAGGTGGTTGTTCGAGCAGATTGATCGACCAGATTTGGTATCTTATAATTCGATGATTTCTGGGTATACTTACAATGGTGAGTCTGAATCTTCAGTGAGGCTATTTGCGGAGCTGCTTGCTTCTGGGCAGAAAGTCAATTCAAGCACATTGGTGGGGTTGATTCCTGTACATTCACCTTTCGGGCATCTTCAGCTCACTTGTTGTATTCATGGTTTCTGTGTTAAGTCTGGTGTTGTTTCACATGCTACTGTTTCAACTGCATTAACTACTGTTTATAGTAGGCTAAATGAAATTGAAACGGCACGGCTACTTTTTGATGAAACTCCAGAGAAAAGTTTGGCATCTTGGAATGCCATGATATCTGGTTATACCCAAAATGGGTTAACTGAGATGGCAATTTCTCTTTTCCGGGAAATGATGCTTGAAGTCCATCCAAATCCTGTAACGATTACAAGTATTCTTTCAGCTTGTGCTCAACTTGGAGCGTTGAGTCTTGGCAAATGGGTTCACAATCTGATTAAAAGCGAGAATCTTGAGTCTAACATATATGTCTCAACTGCTCTAATTGACATGTATGCAAAGTGTGGGAGCATTTTGGAGGCTCGGCAATTATTTGACttgatgaaagataaaaattcaGTCACTTGGAATGCCATTATTGCTGGTTATGGCCTCCACGGACATGGGAATGAAGCACTAAGACTCTTCAATGAGATGCTGCATTCTGGGGTTCCCCCTACTGGGGTTACATTTCTCTCTGTGTTGTATGCTTGTAGCCATGCTGGCTTGGTGAGGAAAGGATACGAAATTTTCCATTCTATGGTCCATGATCATGGATTCCAACCATTACCTGAGCATTATGCTTGCATGGTTGACATCCTTGGTCGGGCTGGAAAATTAAATGAGGCCttgaaatttatagaaaaaatgccAGTTGAGCCAGGTCCTATTGTCTGGGGTGCATTACTTGGTGCTTGCATGATTCACAAAGACACAAACATAGCCCATGTGGCTTCTGAAAGACTATTTGAATTGGACCCAGAAAATGTTGGATATCATGTCTTGCTTTCTAATATTTACTCAGCTGACAAGAATTTTCTAAAGGCTGCTACAGTACGACAAGTAGTTAAGAGAAGAAGGTTGGCAAAGACCCCTGGGTGCACTCTAATTGAAGTTGGTGGGACTCCACATGTCTTTACCTCTGGTGATCTGTCCCATCCACAAGCAACAGCAATCTACAAAATGCTAGAGAAGTTGACTGGAAAGATGAGGGAGGCTGGATTTCAGTCACACACTGTCACTGCTTTGCATgacgtggaggaggaagagaaggagCTAATGGTCAAGGTTCACAGTGAGAAGTTGGCCATTGCATTTGGCCTCATTGCCACTGAACCTGGAACTGAAATCAGAATCATTAAGAATCTCCGAGTTTGTTTAGATTGCCATAATGCAACTAAATTTATATCCAAAATTACACAGAGAATCATTGTGGTTAGAGATGCGAATAGATTTCATCATTTCAAGGATGGCATCTGTTCATGTGGAGACTATTGGTGA